gtacaggataagtaatgtaatatatctacacagtgactccaccagcagaatagtgagtgcagctctggagtataatacaggatgtaactcaggatcagtacaggagaagtaatgtgatgtatgtacacagtgactccaccagcagaatagtgagtgcagctctggagtataatacaggatgtaactcaggatcagtacaggataagtaatgtatgtacacagtgactccaccagcagaatagttgtgcagctctggagtataatacaggatataactcaggatcagtacaggagaagtaatgtaatatatctacacagtgactccaccagcagaatagtgagagcagctctggagtataatacaggatataactcaggatcagtacaggagaagtaatgtaatgtatgtacacagtgactccaccagcagaatagtgagtgcagctctggggtataatacaggatataactcaggatcagtacaggataagtaatgtaatgtatgtacacagtgactccaccagcagaatagtgagtgcagctctggagtataatacaggatgtaactcaggatcagtgcaggataagtaatgtcatgtatgtacacagtgactccaccagcagaatagtgagtgcagctatggagtataatacaggatataactcaggatcagtacaggataagtaatgtatgtacacagtgactccaccagcagaatagtgagtgcagctctggagtataatacaggatgtaactcaggatcagtacaggagaagtaatgtgatgtatgtacacagtgactccaccagcagaatagtgagtgcagctctggagtataatacaggatgtaactcaggatcagtacaggataagtaatgtatgtacacagtgactccaccagcagaatagttgtgcagctctggagtataatacaggatataactcaggatcagtacaggagaagtaatgtaatatatctacacagtgaccccaccagcagaatagtgagagcagctctggagtataatacaggatgtaactcaggatcagtacaggagaagtaatgtgatgtatgtacacagtgattccacctgcagaatagttgtgcagctctggagtataatacaggatataactcaggatcagtacaggagaagtaatgtaatgtatgtacacagtgactccaccagcagaataatgagtgcagctccggagtataatacaggatataactcaggatcagtacaggagaagtaatgtaatgtaattgcAAAGGGACTCAACTCTTTATATAGATtattttttatgtagattatctTTGTATAAAAACTGTAAATGGTGTTCAAAAATGGACGTAccctctaagcatcttacattacAATGACGGGAATACAATCCTTAAACACATAAGTGCAGCAAgttcatttattcatatgttaTAGGGAAAAAATAACATTCCCATTTAGAAATGACCCGGGTTATATGAACCCTGCACTTTGAAAACTCAGAAAACTTTAAAAACTGAAGCGCTGTAACCAACCTGGGTAGAGTTTGGGGGTCGACTGCTGATCCTCCAAAGAAGTTTACTGCCGGCTATGACCTGCACAGTCTCTTGGACCTCAGGCATGTCGTCCGCTTCATCAGTCTCGGGGTTCACAGATTCTTCATTCTGCAGAAACAAAGTCACAGGATCACATGGAGTAGTGAAGAATGATTTCTGTAAATCTCTGGGGGATGGGGagtcagtgctcccataacattacCAGGAACACGCAGTGTCCCCATAGCACTGTCCTTTATAATAGACCTCCATTAAAAACGTCAGGATGTGCTTTATTAGAAATCCAGCCACATGGTCTGCACAACAATGGACACTACGGTGCCAGGTAAATAATGTCGCCAAACCATTACCTGCCATAGTCCATTCCTCCATAACATTGCCTATCATAGTAAGTTCCCCAAAATCATTGTTCAACATAGATCATGCCCAATAGATGCCCAAAAAGAGCAAGCTGCCGTGCCGCCATAAGAGTGTTAGCCGCAGTGCCCCCAATAACAATGGCAGCTATAAATATGATCGCCTAAGTGCGCATTCAGACGAGtgggattctcgtccgtgtgctgtgtgtggaaacaacgcacagcacacggccccattcattataattgggctattcacacatgcgtgagttttcacacacctagttgcccattgaagtcaatgggtgcgtgaaaaccacggacagcacacggacgcacatccgtgtgctgtccgtgtttcgagcatcaattacattgagaaaaaaaagtgcttgcaagcgcATGAAAACAcacgccacacgcaaagcacactgatgcaaaaacgcaacgcacacggacagatttaagcACCTTTTTTTTAAGCGAATAAATCTGTCGCGCTCATGTGAACGTCGCCTTAATCTGTTCTCAGCATCGGACTAGGTGATCCAGTGCTTATACCACTCACCTGTTTATATTTCTTCTGTTCGCCTCCTTTCTTCTCGGACTTCTTATACGCTTCATAGGTAGCGGGATCCAAACTCCACAAACACTCCGTCCACTTCCCATAGATCATACAAAGCTTCTTTTTACTtcgggggaagaaaaaaaaattgtagaaaaAATACCAACGACAATTaatgaaatattaaaaaatatccaGTGAATTTGTGCAGGGCTTGGGCTTATGCAGAACAGGAAATCTgagcaagcagagctgcagtgtaaagtatggagTGGGTGGGAGGAGTATTTGAGGCTACCTCTGCtttagacaatgcagctaagaTGGCGTCACGGATCACCCTAATGATCGCCCTAATGAAGCAGACACCTCTGTACTGGCACCAGAGAACGAGTAAAATTGTGCCGAGTCCAGCAGAGAGAGAACCTTCCAGCAGCAGCTCTTCGTTATCTTTAACAGTGGGGGACCCccaccctctatgacatccatatgctctAACAGGGCCCTTCCACAAGGGTCGTCCTccgtggacagcccctttaaagaggGCACTTGGTAAGAATAGGATCCGTCAGCTgttctgtaatgtaacaccgactTACCAACCATTACAGCTTCCACATACTCCTGAAGGCAAATCAACCAAGTAATGCAGGAATAAGGGAAATTATCACTATATGACTAGGTGGATTTGCCATGCGGGAGACTGGGAAAGATGGGTGGAAGCTGTAAAAGGTGGCCATATTATATTTACTAGGGTTATTTAAAGGGGTCACTCTTGGCTATGGccggtttctggtattgcagctcagccccattcaagtcaactgggactgagctgtaataccaaacacagcccatggagagaagtggcgctgttcctggaaaggaaaaacagactttttttttttaataatctcggacaacccccttAATTTTCGGACAAAACATGCTTGTATGTTACAGTCAATGTCCAGCACGAAATCCTCATGTGTAATCTGTACGCAGCCCCGACACCGGTGCCGCTTCTGATTACTACAGTTCTCTGATTGGGGAAGTCCGAGTTTCAGCAATTAATTCCGTTATGGCGGCAATATATACCGGGGGTGTCTGGGGAGCCTTGTATCCACGCTGGCATAAACATGGAAGAGAGCGGCTCTAATAGCCGGAGAAATCTGTTCCTCTCCCAGACTCAGTTCTGAAATCAGTAGCCAAGATAGGATGCCCGGCCCAGGAGCTGAATCTCAGACAGAACACGACGGTTCCGTGAGTGAATAATTATTTAGGGTCAGCGTGTGACTCCACAACATGTTTGCATAGTACAGTGTGTGGCGGAATAACACGAGAGACACAataggggcagcatggtggctcgatGGTTCGTTGCCCAGCACTGGGGTTCTGTGTTTGAACCCGACCTGGGCTAAAATCTTCATGGAGTAATAGAGAAATGAGATTAGTCCCTTCTGGGGACAGGGATACATGGGAGTGATAATGTTTGTATTTATATATTCTCTTTAGTATTGGGCACAGCTATGATAAGTGGCTCCAGCTTATCTTCATAGTCTATTGGAGTCTGAGggagtctgaaatccacctcctgtctgATAGGAGACTATAGGCGTCCATACACAGATGACCGGTCGTTCCTGGCGGGTTCGGCTGATGTACATAAAATGTTTATGGACACTGCAAATCAGCATCTTTGTCTcacctccatgctttacactgcagctctgcaccAACTTTATTCTGgccctgtacaagacagcagagaATGAAGACTCTGGCACTTACTTCTTATCCTGAATATATCCTTCTACTCTGTGCAGTTCCTTCCCAAACAGACCACAGGGCTTGAAGTTCAGGACACACTTATCACCATTGCTGGAATAAAACATATACACTAAATATTAGACATATATCTGTGGAAACAAATATAAGGCAGACGTTTGCGCCACCGTTGTCTataggctgtatctggtattgcagctcagacctaATTAAGTGAATAAATGTTGCTATAAAAggtacatataatacagacgtgcATGGCTAGGATTTATTGCGGGGAGCCCTACAGTTTATTACCTGTGGTTCACGATCTCCACCGGGCCGTACTGCTCTATCCACAGTTTTCCAATGATGACGTTGTGTACACAGCAGGTGGGATTCGTCCATGTATAGACATCTTTGTGCCTGGAGAGAACACAAATACTCGAGTCAAGATTTTTCACTAGCGTTTCATGTTGATTGGTTATTTTTGGTTCTACAAAGTTTCGTGGGGGTCTAAGCTCCGGAGTTCCCACCAACAGGATCTTCTGACATCGCTATATTGGCAAACCTTGCATTCGGAAGTGGAACAGGGTCATCTGCTATCGACACTCAAAGCCAGTGCCCTGATATCATTGCCCAACATAAATCGGTGCCTTGCTGATAGACCACCGTAACAGTACCCCTATATGagtgccatccacagtgccctccttAATACATGCAGCCACAGTGCCACTATATCTGTGCCAGCCAGTGTCCTCCTCAATAcatccagccacagtgcccctatatctGTGCCAGCCAGTGTCCTCCTCAATACATCCAGCCAGTGCCCCTATATCTGTGCCAGCCAGTGTCCTCCTCAATAcatccagccacagtgcccctatatctGTGCCAGCCAGTGTCCTCCTCAATAaatccagccacagtgcccctatatctGTGCCAGCCAGTGTCGTCCTCAATACATGCAGCCACAGTGCCACTAtatctgtgccagccacagtgtaatCTTCAATACATCTAGCCACAGTGTCCTCCTCAATACATCCAGCCATAGTGCCCCTATATCTGTGCCAGCCAGTGTTCTCAATACATGCAGACAGTGCCCCTATATCTGTGCCAGCCAGTGTCCTCCTCAATACAGCCAGCCATAGTGCCACTATATCTGTGCCAGCCAGTGTCCTCCTCAATACAGCCAGCCATAGTGCCACTAtatctgtgccagccacagtgtcctcacggctggccttaggggtgtgcaacatGGGTGGCATCATCTGTCACTACCGAAGGGGGCACAACTGGCCCAGATAACCTTGGCACTTGCACCACAAATCCCACACTTTTTGCATAAACCTATAAAAAGGCAACTGTATGAGACTCCGTTACATACTCTAATTTATTGGACAGCTATCTAAACCACCATGAGATTTCGGCACTGGCACCTTATGCCaatgttatttgtgcactgtatgagtATTATTTGAGAAACATATGGTATATCATAAGGGGGGCATCAACATAAGATACTGCAAAGGAAACCATCAACGTAAGTCTGACCTCCGAGTGCGCCCACCTTAGGCGTGCCAGGCAGTTCTCCGTAATACCTCCCGctgcagtacccccccccccccaaacagtgCACAATACAGCCCCAAACACAGACTAGTGTAGTTAGCAAATCATGAATCTGGGAATTGGCACTAGGAATCTAGTATAGACAAACATGTATATCAGTCACAGTCAGTGCCCCCATATCATTACCACCACAGTCACCGCTTCACAATGGGAAGAGTGGGGGACCTGCACTTATATACCAGAGGCCCTAAAAACAACCTAATCTGTTGATATGGGCAATGGCTCCACttctcctttgcaccagttttaataaatctcccccatcacGTCTGCCATAAAGTACAAAGAACAAAGCAAAATTGATCGAGTCATTTCGAATGAGCGGTTGTAGTGAATGCCGGGGCTGTATGAGGACTCAGTATGTGCCGTAAATAATACCATTGATTTCCAATCTTTTTAACCAAAAATGACCCTATTAAAGCTGCAATAAAAATACAccgttatttattttaaaaaagatcTAATCATCCGTACATTTTTATCGGTTTATGAAAAGTCAGACAATACGGCTGCCGCTACAGAGTCCAGAAATACACAGCATTGCTGCAGAACTAGGCTTATCTGCCATTCAGGAGTCAgggaaagatgggtgacaacTCTTACATGGGTTGCTACAATATTTTTCCAGTGGAATAAGGATTGGGTTATGCAGACAACCTCTTTTTAAAGGGGCAGGCGATCTGGACATGCCAGCCAATCAATGCATGGATGTGCCAAGACCACCAGCGTGCCCTGGCTCATAGAAGGGGGTCTTCAgcaggggacccccctctatgacttACATATAAATATGGACAGGGttggtcttcatgagacaacccctttaataacgagACAAATGAGGATGACTGAAGGATGAAGATTTGCAGGTTATCCCAGGCAGCTGAGATATGGGGGTCTGCTTGGTGCAGGACACCCCCCACCCTAACATGACACCTGTTGATACTCACTTGGGTAGCTCTAAGGTGATTGTCCCTCGGGGTTCGGCTTCTACACTCTTCCCCCAGAACTTCAGCTTGGGGTAGATGGAGCCATGGAAGACGAAGTCTTTGTTCAGTCCCTCGGCGTGAAAGGCGCTGACGGGCGGGTGGTGGCTGACTTGTTCGGAGATGAATCGGAACCCTAAGTCTTCCCTATAAGAGATAACACGCTGGTCACTTTCATCACACATGGGGTGGGGGTCTTGTGCGGAGCTCCCACAATCCTTCACACTCACCTTGTTAATTCGTAAGTCTCCCCCAGAAGAGGGTTGAACGGTTTCCCTGTTCTCTCCCACTGAGACGCCACAGCGGAGACTGCGAAAGCGGCCACCGTCTGTAATAGGGGGAGAAAATACTCATCTTACAAAATCACACAACGTCTTGTATACATTCCTCTCATTCAATTCCCCCGAAAGAGAACATTTACCAAGTCTTGTGGAGACCCCTATTGTCTTTAGCTACAAACTGAACATATTCATAACCAAATTCAACATTTATTCAATCTATTACAGTCGAACTctataaaaagtaaattttttggcATGTTAGATTCACTAATCCCTAAAATGAAGGGGCCGTGGGGTCTGTACAAGTCCCCAACCTCTTTGGGAACTTGTGGGATTGCGGACCACCTCTTGTCCTCTTCTGTGCATGATTTTAGATGCAATTCCCCTTTAAATTAATTATTCACATCTGAAGCTGGCATAGACTCCCCAAGATAGGTGATGTTAGATCGCTGGGGGACCCCATCACTGGCACCTCCTCCCCCCCCCACACGGATTACTAGAATCCTCATTAGAAGGTCCAAATAGAAACATTGTTATCGAAAACTTGTCCTGACCGGCTACATTTTACAGCTGACAGTTTGGAACAATTGTATCCAGCCGTGGCAATCGTCCAGCTCCAGATTGATACTTttaacctgcactgatacattgtagcaaacaggGGATAGATTTGCGCAGCCGATTCATTGAGCTCACAGACCGGATACAATTGCAGCAAACTCTCAGCTGAATAGAATTAGAAATTCTCATGTTGGAACAAATTCTGAATACCAAACCCAAGACCGCAAGATTTATGCCCTACTTTATGCCGGGCTTCTTGCCACCATACCAGTGGGAGAACATGACCAGAGCAATGTATGTAATTGTTGTGACATTTTTCGTTTTTGCAGAGTAGGCCGCAGAAGTCTGGTCTCATTTGTTACCATCTGTCAGAGCCGCTTGTGTCTCCCGCAGACCATGGGCAGTGTTCCCCTGTAATAGAGCAGCGATCCGCAACACGGCTGTCCgggcatgctgggtgttgtagttttgcaaccgcTGGAGAGCCACACGTTGCGGACAACTGCAATTATGCAATGGGCATCTCCAGGTATTGCTGGAGTTTCTCTTTAAGGAGAAGTATGGTGGTGCAATCTCAGATTCAGAAGACAGA
The genomic region above belongs to Rhinoderma darwinii isolate aRhiDar2 chromosome 13, aRhiDar2.hap1, whole genome shotgun sequence and contains:
- the LOC142665953 gene encoding oxysterol-binding protein-related protein 2-like isoform X3 translates to MNSEEEFFDAVTGTDSDNSSGEFADTSQRIAVMTLPDQNTAAEDERGPQENGVKKHRTTLPAPMFSRNNFSVWSILKKCIGLELSKITMPIVFNEPLSFLQRITEYMEHTYLLNKACSYTDPLLRMQTVAAFAVSAVASQWERTGKPFNPLLGETYELTREDLGFRFISEQVSHHPPVSAFHAEGLNKDFVFHGSIYPKLKFWGKSVEAEPRGTITLELPKHKDVYTWTNPTCCVHNVIIGKLWIEQYGPVEIVNHSNGDKCVLNFKPCGLFGKELHRVEGYIQDKNKKKLCMIYGKWTECLWSLDPATYEAYKKSEKKGGEQKKYKQNEESVNPETDEADDMPEVQETVQVIAGSKLLWRISSRPPNSTQMYNFTNFAVALNELDKDLETTLAPTDCRLRPDIRYMENGDLDQASKEKERLEEKQRASRRERAKTTEEWRTRWFTQGTNPHIKTSDWLYTGGYFDRTFTDCPDIY
- the LOC142665953 gene encoding oxysterol-binding protein-related protein 2-like isoform X4 codes for the protein MTLPDQNTAAEDERGPQENGVKKHRTTLPAPMFSRNNFSVWSILKKCIGLELSKITMPIVFNEPLSFLQRITEYMEHTYLLNKACSYTDPLLRMQTVAAFAVSAVASQWERTGKPFNPLLGETYELTREDLGFRFISEQVSHHPPVSAFHAEGLNKDFVFHGSIYPKLKFWGKSVEAEPRGTITLELPKHKDVYTWTNPTCCVHNVIIGKLWIEQYGPVEIVNHSNGDKCVLNFKPCGLFGKELHRVEGYIQDKNKKKLCMIYGKWTECLWSLDPATYEAYKKSEKKGGEQKKYKQNEESVNPETDEADDMPEVQETVQVIAGSKLLWRISSRPPNSTQMYNFTNFAVALNELDKDLETTLAPTDCRLRPDIRYMENGDLDQASKEKERLEEKQRASRRERAKTTEEWRTRWFTQGTNPHIKTSDWLYTGGYFDRTFTDCPDIY